A stretch of Thermosinus carboxydivorans Nor1 DNA encodes these proteins:
- a CDS encoding S-adenosylmethionine decarboxylase, with translation MNALGRHILAEFYGCNASILNDVKKWKTLWSNAALEAGAEVREVAF, from the coding sequence TTGAACGCCTTAGGTCGTCACATTTTAGCAGAGTTTTACGGATGCAATGCCAGCATTCTCAACGACGTAAAAAAGTGGAAGACATTATGGTCCAATGCTGCTTTAGAAGCAGGCGCGGAAGTACGGGAAGTAGCTTTCCA
- the htpX gene encoding zinc metalloprotease HtpX: MNSLKTAILLAALTGLLLAVGSFFGGTKGMTVMFVVSILMNFFSYWYSDKIVLSMYGAREVTHQEAPDLIRMVSALAQKAKIPMPKVYIIDTDVPNAFATGRDPEHGAVAVTTGIMRALNYEELEGVIAHELAHIKNRDTLISTVVATIAGVITMIANIAQWTAFLGFGRSNDEEGNGIAGIVEFIFLVVLAPLAATLIQLGISRSREYQADETGALVSGNPLALASALQKIEYYAQHRVMPEATPATSHLFIVNPFSGGDWLVSLFSTHPTTAQRVARLQELAKRIR, translated from the coding sequence ATGAATTCGCTTAAAACAGCCATTTTGTTGGCTGCCTTGACCGGGTTGCTGCTGGCCGTGGGAAGTTTCTTCGGCGGCACCAAAGGCATGACAGTCATGTTCGTTGTTTCTATACTAATGAATTTCTTCAGCTATTGGTACAGCGATAAAATCGTACTTAGTATGTACGGAGCCCGCGAAGTTACACATCAGGAGGCACCCGACCTGATCCGGATGGTGTCGGCCCTGGCGCAAAAGGCAAAAATACCGATGCCCAAAGTATATATTATTGACACTGACGTTCCAAATGCCTTTGCTACCGGCCGTGACCCCGAGCACGGTGCGGTCGCCGTGACGACCGGCATAATGCGCGCTCTTAATTACGAAGAGCTCGAAGGGGTAATCGCCCATGAGCTTGCGCATATTAAAAACCGGGATACCCTTATCAGTACCGTTGTTGCCACTATTGCCGGCGTGATTACGATGATTGCCAACATTGCCCAGTGGACTGCTTTCCTGGGGTTTGGCCGCAGCAATGACGAAGAAGGCAACGGTATTGCCGGGATTGTCGAGTTTATCTTTCTAGTTGTGCTGGCACCCCTTGCCGCAACGCTCATTCAATTAGGAATCTCTCGTTCCCGCGAATATCAGGCTGACGAGACGGGTGCTTTAGTATCCGGTAATCCTCTGGCCTTAGCGAGTGCGCTCCAAAAAATAGAGTATTATGCCCAACATAGAGTCATGCCGGAAGCTACGCCGGCCACATCGCACCTGTTCATTGTTAATCCTTTTAGCGGCGGCGACTGGCTCGTCAGTTTGTTTAGTACCCACCCGACTACGGCGCAGCGGGTGGCAAGACTTCAAGAGTTGGCCAAACGCATTAGGTAA